One genomic segment of Synechocystis sp. LKSZ1 includes these proteins:
- the rplX gene encoding 50S ribosomal protein L24, with translation MSKTQKAPQRYRMHVKAGDTVQVISGKDKGKVGEILKTIPSESRVVVKGVNIRTKHVKPQQEGESGQITTYEAPIHSSKVMLYSVKEKIASRICYTFTDDGRKVRMLKKTGEILDK, from the coding sequence ATGAGTAAAACCCAAAAAGCGCCTCAACGTTACAGAATGCACGTCAAAGCAGGAGATACCGTCCAGGTCATCTCCGGTAAAGACAAGGGTAAGGTCGGTGAAATCCTGAAAACTATCCCTTCGGAAAGCCGGGTGGTGGTCAAAGGGGTCAATATCCGTACTAAGCATGTAAAGCCCCAACAGGAAGGAGAATCGGGACAAATCACTACCTACGAAGCTCCAATCCATAGCTCCAAGGTCATGCTCTATTCTGTTAAGGAAAAGATTGCCAGCCGCATCTGCTACACCTTTACCGATGATGGTCGGAAAGTGCGGATGCTCAAAAAAACTGGCGAAATTCTCGATAAATAG
- the rplE gene encoding 50S ribosomal protein L5, producing the protein MAQRLKSLYQATIVPKLKEEFGYTNIHQVPKVVKVTVNRGLGEASQNAKALESSLSELATITGQKPVVTRARKAIAGFKIRQGMPVGVMVTLRSDRMYAFLDRLINLALPRIRDFRGISPNSFDGRGNYSLGIREQLIFPEIDYDTIDQIRGLDVSIITTAQTDEEGRALLKAMGMPFRNP; encoded by the coding sequence ATGGCCCAACGACTCAAAAGCCTTTACCAAGCAACCATCGTTCCGAAACTGAAGGAAGAATTTGGTTATACCAACATTCACCAAGTCCCCAAAGTGGTGAAGGTGACCGTTAACCGCGGTCTAGGGGAAGCTTCTCAAAATGCCAAAGCCTTGGAGTCGTCTCTAAGTGAACTGGCTACGATCACGGGACAAAAGCCTGTGGTCACCCGCGCGCGTAAGGCCATTGCCGGCTTCAAGATTCGTCAGGGGATGCCCGTTGGGGTGATGGTTACCCTCCGTTCTGACCGGATGTATGCCTTTCTCGACCGCTTGATTAATTTAGCCCTACCTCGCATTCGCGACTTCCGAGGCATCAGCCCTAATAGTTTCGATGGTCGGGGTAACTACAGTTTGGGTATTCGTGAACAGTTAATCTTTCCGGAAATTGACTACGACACCATCGATCAAATTCGGGGTCTAGACGTTTCCATTATTACCACTGCCCAAACCGATGAAGAGGGCCGCGCCCTCCTCAAGGCCATGGGAATGCCCTTTAGAAATCCCTAG
- the rpsH gene encoding 30S ribosomal protein S8, with the protein MASNDTISDMLTRIRNACAVRHSTTEVPTTKMTRSIAQVLKSEGFIEDYAEVGEGVKKSLVLTLKYKGKNRQPLINTLQRVSKPGLRVYSPCKNIPRVLGGIGIAIVSTSRGIMTDREARRQGIGGEILCYIW; encoded by the coding sequence ATGGCCTCTAACGACACGATTTCCGATATGCTCACTCGCATCCGTAATGCCTGTGCAGTGAGACACTCTACCACCGAAGTCCCCACGACTAAAATGACCCGCAGTATTGCCCAGGTGCTGAAAAGCGAAGGCTTTATTGAAGATTACGCTGAAGTGGGAGAAGGGGTTAAAAAATCCCTTGTCCTGACCCTAAAGTATAAGGGCAAAAATCGTCAGCCGCTGATCAATACCCTCCAACGGGTTAGCAAGCCAGGCCTCCGGGTTTATTCTCCCTGTAAAAATATCCCTCGGGTACTGGGGGGCATTGGCATTGCCATTGTCTCCACCTCTCGCGGTATTATGACCGACCGGGAAGCTCGTCGCCAGGGCATCGGGGGGGAAATTCTCTGCTACATCTGGTAA
- the rplF gene encoding 50S ribosomal protein L6, which produces MSRIGKRPITLPAKVTVELQSLQLTVKGPKGTLARQLPEKVALQQADNVLTVVRQDESRTARERHGLVRTLVANMVDGVSKGFERRLDIQGVGYRAQAQGNKLILNVGYSKPVEMLMPEGIQVVVENNTQVIVSGIDKELVGNMAAKIRAVRPPEPYKGKGIRYQGEFVRRKAGKTGKK; this is translated from the coding sequence ATGTCTCGTATTGGCAAACGCCCTATTACCCTTCCCGCCAAGGTTACGGTGGAATTGCAATCGTTACAATTAACGGTTAAAGGCCCCAAGGGAACCCTGGCCCGTCAATTACCCGAAAAGGTGGCCCTCCAGCAGGCTGACAATGTCTTAACAGTGGTGCGTCAGGATGAATCACGGACAGCACGGGAGCGCCATGGCCTGGTCAGAACCCTCGTCGCCAATATGGTGGACGGAGTTTCCAAGGGCTTTGAACGTCGCCTTGATATCCAGGGGGTCGGTTATCGTGCCCAGGCCCAAGGCAATAAATTAATCCTCAACGTTGGCTACAGTAAGCCTGTGGAAATGCTGATGCCTGAAGGGATTCAAGTTGTCGTCGAAAACAATACCCAAGTGATTGTCAGCGGCATTGACAAGGAATTAGTCGGCAATATGGCCGCCAAAATTCGGGCTGTACGTCCCCCAGAGCCTTATAAAGGCAAGGGGATTCGTTACCAAGGTGAATTTGTTCGTCGTAAAGCGGGTAAAACCGGGAAGAAATAA
- the rplR gene encoding 50S ribosomal protein L18, whose protein sequence is MKESRKIAVQRRHRRIRRIITGTPERPRLAVFRSNNHIYAQVIDDVAQHTLASASTLDPDLKADVETTATCEASAAVGKLVAQRAIAQGIEKVVFDRGGNLYHGRVKALAEAAREAGLSF, encoded by the coding sequence ATGAAAGAGTCACGCAAAATTGCTGTTCAGCGTCGCCACCGACGCATTCGCCGAATTATTACCGGCACCCCCGAGCGGCCACGGTTAGCGGTTTTTCGCTCAAATAATCATATCTATGCGCAGGTTATTGACGATGTTGCCCAACATACCCTGGCTTCTGCATCGACCCTCGATCCCGACCTCAAAGCAGATGTAGAGACTACGGCGACCTGTGAGGCTTCAGCAGCCGTGGGTAAATTAGTTGCCCAGCGGGCCATTGCCCAGGGCATCGAAAAAGTCGTTTTTGACCGAGGTGGCAATCTCTATCATGGCCGTGTCAAAGCCTTGGCAGAGGCAGCCCGGGAAGCTGGCTTAAGTTTCTAG
- the rpsE gene encoding 30S ribosomal protein S5, translating into MAKRRKTSRTKAKETNWQERVIQIRRVSKVVKGGKKLSFRAIVVVGNENGQVGVGVGKAGDVIGAVKKGVADGKKQLIDVPLTKANSITHLANGASGGAKVIIRPAAPGTGVIAGGAVRTVLELAGVKNILAKQLGSNNPLNNARAAVNALETLRTFGEVAEERGVSIEHLYT; encoded by the coding sequence ATGGCAAAGCGTCGTAAAACGAGCCGAACCAAAGCCAAAGAAACTAACTGGCAAGAGCGCGTTATTCAAATTCGTCGCGTCAGCAAGGTAGTCAAAGGAGGTAAAAAACTAAGCTTCCGGGCCATTGTTGTCGTAGGTAATGAAAATGGTCAAGTCGGCGTTGGTGTCGGCAAAGCCGGTGATGTAATCGGAGCCGTCAAGAAAGGGGTCGCCGATGGCAAAAAGCAACTGATCGATGTCCCCTTAACCAAGGCTAATTCAATCACCCATTTGGCCAACGGTGCATCAGGGGGAGCGAAGGTAATTATTCGTCCCGCCGCCCCTGGGACGGGGGTAATTGCTGGGGGAGCCGTGAGAACGGTGCTTGAATTGGCTGGGGTTAAAAATATTTTGGCCAAACAACTAGGTTCTAATAATCCCCTCAATAATGCCCGGGCCGCTGTCAATGCCCTAGAAACGCTTCGTACCTTTGGTGAAGTTGCGGAAGAACGGGGTGTCAGCATCGAGCATTTGTACACTTAG
- the rplO gene encoding 50S ribosomal protein L15, translating into MQLNELAPKEGAKKRRRRVGRGISAGQGASCGFGMRGQKSRSGTGTKAGFEGGQMPLYRRLPKLKHFPLYNPKHYTVVNVGKLATLAPETEVTLETLMEAGIVTSNDGPLKILGHGDLSVALTVKALCSAGAKAKIEAAGGTVVSEE; encoded by the coding sequence ATGCAACTTAATGAATTAGCTCCAAAAGAGGGCGCGAAGAAACGCCGTCGTCGGGTCGGCCGAGGTATTTCAGCCGGCCAAGGCGCGAGCTGTGGCTTTGGTATGCGTGGTCAAAAATCCCGTTCTGGTACGGGAACCAAGGCTGGCTTTGAAGGAGGCCAAATGCCCCTGTATCGTCGCCTGCCAAAACTTAAACACTTTCCCCTCTACAATCCTAAACATTACACCGTGGTCAATGTGGGCAAACTCGCAACCCTAGCGCCCGAGACGGAAGTCACCCTAGAAACTTTAATGGAAGCCGGCATCGTCACCAGTAATGATGGCCCACTCAAAATCTTGGGTCACGGCGACCTTTCCGTCGCGCTCACGGTCAAGGCCCTCTGTAGCGCCGGTGCCAAAGCCAAAATTGAAGCCGCTGGCGGCACGGTTGTCAGCGAAGAATAG
- the secY gene encoding preprotein translocase subunit SecY, translating to MVVSRDKTPSAQETFLQMAQAAGLRGRLLITIGLLILVRLGIFIPLPDIDRQAFSQAISSNAVLGFLDIFTGGGISTIGIFALGILPYINASIIMQLLTAAVPALEDLQKNEGEAGRRKISQYSRYVALGWGIIQSVGLTVGLLRPYALNYGPLFIVQTVLALTAGSMFVMWISELLTERGIGNGASLLIFVNIVATLPRTLGNTIDYAQTGGRQAITSVVLLFAVFLVMIIGIVFVQEGTRRIPIISARRQVGKRLYRERTSYLPLRLNQGGVMPIIFASAVLILPSSLASFFNNNQDLSAISQVLIQVSNTLRPGTWVYTIVYSLMIFFFSYFYASLIVNPEDVSKNLKKMGSSIPGIRPGKKTEEYLEGVLNRLTFLGAIFLSIVATVPIFVERATGVTTFQGLGATSLLILVGVAIDTAKQIQTYVISQRYEGMIKQD from the coding sequence ATGGTCGTTAGTCGCGATAAAACTCCAAGTGCGCAGGAAACCTTCTTGCAAATGGCCCAAGCTGCGGGTCTCCGCGGCCGGTTGTTGATCACAATTGGGCTATTGATATTAGTGCGTCTGGGGATTTTTATTCCCCTACCGGATATCGACCGTCAAGCCTTTAGCCAAGCCATCAGCTCCAACGCGGTGTTAGGTTTCCTCGATATCTTCACCGGGGGCGGGATTTCCACCATTGGTATTTTCGCGCTGGGGATTCTTCCCTACATCAACGCCTCCATCATTATGCAGTTGCTCACGGCGGCCGTACCGGCCCTGGAAGATCTGCAGAAAAATGAAGGAGAAGCGGGTCGTCGTAAGATTTCCCAGTACAGTCGCTACGTTGCCTTGGGCTGGGGCATTATCCAGAGTGTGGGATTAACCGTGGGTCTACTCCGTCCCTACGCCCTGAACTACGGGCCTTTATTTATTGTCCAGACGGTTTTGGCTCTGACCGCAGGATCCATGTTTGTCATGTGGATTTCAGAACTATTGACGGAACGAGGGATTGGTAACGGGGCCTCTCTACTGATTTTTGTCAACATTGTAGCCACCCTGCCTCGCACCCTAGGCAATACCATCGACTATGCTCAGACCGGAGGGCGTCAAGCGATTACCTCGGTGGTTTTGTTGTTTGCGGTCTTCTTAGTGATGATCATTGGGATTGTCTTTGTCCAGGAAGGAACGCGGCGAATTCCTATCATTTCGGCCCGTCGCCAGGTCGGCAAGCGCTTATACCGTGAGCGGACAAGCTATCTACCCCTCCGTCTAAACCAAGGTGGGGTTATGCCGATTATTTTTGCCTCGGCGGTGTTGATTTTACCCTCTTCTCTAGCCAGCTTTTTTAACAACAATCAAGATTTGAGTGCCATCAGCCAAGTGCTGATCCAAGTGAGCAATACCCTTCGTCCCGGTACCTGGGTTTACACCATTGTTTATTCCTTGATGATCTTTTTCTTCAGCTATTTTTACGCCAGTTTAATTGTTAACCCCGAAGATGTTTCTAAAAACCTTAAGAAAATGGGGTCTAGTATTCCGGGGATTCGACCGGGCAAAAAAACCGAGGAATATTTAGAAGGGGTACTCAACCGCCTTACCTTTTTAGGGGCTATTTTTCTCAGTATTGTGGCAACAGTGCCGATCTTTGTTGAACGAGCCACTGGAGTAACGACTTTCCAGGGACTAGGAGCCACTTCTCTGCTGATTCTGGTCGGGGTGGCTATTGATACAGCCAAGCAAATTCAAACTTATGTCATCTCTCAGCGTTATGAGGGCATGATTAAGCAGGATTAA
- a CDS encoding adenylate kinase yields the protein MTAGRGLIFLGAPGSGKGTQAQILATDLQIPHISTGDMLRQAIADATPLGQQAKSYMEQGELVPDDLILGLIQERLGQPDAQKGWILDGFPRNQSQAEFLDNLLTQIHHEVGWVINLHVNDDVIVQRLLQRGRADDQEETIRHRLEVYREKTAPLLAFYQAAQKLHTVNGDRSMEAISDSLRMLLTT from the coding sequence ATGACAGCGGGACGGGGCTTAATTTTTTTAGGGGCACCAGGGTCGGGGAAAGGCACCCAGGCTCAAATTTTAGCGACAGACTTACAAATTCCCCACATTTCCACCGGAGATATGCTCCGTCAAGCCATTGCCGATGCCACCCCCCTAGGGCAACAGGCCAAAAGCTATATGGAGCAGGGTGAACTGGTGCCGGATGATTTAATCCTCGGCCTCATTCAAGAACGACTCGGTCAACCCGATGCCCAGAAGGGTTGGATTCTAGATGGTTTTCCCCGCAACCAGTCCCAGGCGGAATTTCTAGACAACCTCTTGACGCAAATCCACCACGAGGTGGGTTGGGTGATCAACCTCCACGTCAATGATGATGTGATTGTGCAACGGCTATTACAGCGCGGTCGAGCGGACGACCAGGAGGAGACTATTCGTCATCGCCTAGAAGTATATCGAGAAAAAACTGCTCCGTTGCTGGCTTTTTATCAAGCAGCCCAAAAACTTCACACCGTTAATGGCGATCGATCCATGGAGGCCATCTCCGACTCTCTACGAATGCTGCTGACGACTTAA
- the infA gene encoding translation initiation factor IF-1 has protein sequence MSKQDLIEMEGTVTESLPNAMFRVDLDNGFNVLAHISGKIRRNYIKILPGDRVKVELTPYDLTKGRITYRLKNKK, from the coding sequence TTGTCTAAGCAAGATTTAATTGAGATGGAAGGAACCGTAACAGAGTCGTTACCCAATGCTATGTTCCGCGTCGATCTAGATAACGGCTTCAATGTTTTGGCTCACATTTCCGGCAAAATTCGCCGTAACTATATCAAAATTTTACCGGGCGACCGCGTCAAGGTTGAGCTGACTCCCTACGATCTAACCAAGGGGCGAATCACCTACCGTCTTAAAAATAAAAAATAA
- the rpmJ gene encoding 50S ribosomal protein L36, with product MKVRASVKKMCDKCRVIRRRGRVMVICSNPKHKQRQG from the coding sequence ATGAAAGTTAGAGCGTCTGTCAAAAAAATGTGTGATAAGTGCCGCGTCATCCGACGACGAGGCCGTGTGATGGTGATTTGTTCTAACCCGAAACATAAACAACGTCAGGGCTAG
- the rpsM gene encoding 30S ribosomal protein S13, which produces MARIAGVDLPRDKRVEIALTYLYGIGLSRSQKILAETGVNPDTRVKDLSDEDALALRTYIEANYEIEGDLRRWEAMNIKRLADIGTYRGRRHRQGLPVRGQRTRTNARTRRGRRVTVAGKKKAPAKK; this is translated from the coding sequence GTGGCGAGGATAGCTGGTGTTGACCTGCCCCGAGATAAACGTGTCGAAATCGCGCTGACTTATCTCTACGGCATCGGTCTATCACGATCTCAAAAAATCTTAGCAGAAACCGGGGTAAACCCCGATACGCGGGTGAAGGATCTCAGCGATGAGGATGCCTTGGCCCTGCGGACGTATATAGAGGCCAATTACGAAATTGAAGGGGATTTGCGCCGCTGGGAGGCAATGAACATCAAGCGTTTGGCCGACATTGGTACCTACCGAGGACGTCGTCATCGTCAAGGATTGCCAGTGCGAGGTCAGCGGACTCGAACCAATGCCCGCACCCGCCGAGGGCGTCGTGTTACTGTTGCCGGCAAGAAAAAAGCTCCGGCCAAGAAATAA
- the rpsK gene encoding 30S ribosomal protein S11: protein MARPTKKSGPKKQKKNVPSGVAHIQSTFNNTIVTIADTRGDVISWASAGSSGFKGAKKGTPFAAQTAADNAARRAMEQGMRQLEVMVSGPGAGRETAIRALQGAGLEITLIRDVTPIPHNGCRPPKRRRV, encoded by the coding sequence ATGGCGCGTCCAACCAAGAAAAGCGGCCCCAAAAAACAGAAAAAAAATGTTCCCAGTGGTGTCGCCCATATTCAATCCACCTTTAACAACACCATTGTTACCATTGCTGATACTCGGGGAGATGTGATCTCCTGGGCCTCCGCTGGCTCTAGTGGCTTCAAGGGGGCCAAAAAGGGAACCCCGTTTGCAGCCCAAACGGCGGCGGATAATGCCGCGCGGCGCGCCATGGAGCAAGGAATGAGACAATTGGAGGTTATGGTGAGTGGGCCAGGGGCCGGTCGAGAAACAGCGATTCGGGCCTTACAGGGGGCTGGTCTGGAGATCACCCTCATCCGTGATGTTACCCCCATCCCCCACAACGGTTGTCGTCCCCCTAAACGTCGGCGGGTGTAA